A single genomic interval of Penaeus vannamei isolate JL-2024 chromosome 33, ASM4276789v1, whole genome shotgun sequence harbors:
- the LOC138867969 gene encoding uncharacterized protein gives METVPLSARNTKRLEVAEMKMCRWACGHTLKDHVRNEVIREKIGITHISEQFRKARLRWFGHVERRDEEYAGRRVLEMAPPARRRKGSPKLRWMDCLRKDLEEIEATEEDALDRETWRKRRAAATL, from the coding sequence ATGGAAACGGTACCCCTGAGTGCCCGTAACACCAAGAGACTAGAAGTGGCAGAAATGAAAATGTGCAGATGGGCATGTGGCCACACATTGAAAGATCACGTGAGGAACgaagtgattcgagaaaaaattgGAATCACGCACATTTCGGAACAGTTCAGGAAAGCCCGACTAAGGTGGTTTGGTCATGTggaaagaagagacgaggagtATGCTGGGCGCCGAGTGCTAGAGATGGCACCACCagcaagaagacgaaaaggaagccCGAAATTGAGATGGATGGACTGCCTGAGAAAAGACCTGGAAGAGAtagaagcaacagaggaagaCGCACTGGACCGGGAaacctggaggaagaggagagctgcAGCGACCCTGTAA